Sequence from the Streptomyces peucetius genome:
TCCACCGTGACGAGTCCGAACTCGGCGGCCACGAAGAAGCCGTTGGCGAGGATGAGAAGGAACGCTGCGGCGAGCAGCAGAAGGGGGATGATCATGCCGCCGCCTCCTGGGAGGGGGCGGCGCAGGTACTACCGGACGATCCGTCCATCGCTGGAGGGAGTCACTCCTCGGGTCGCAGGGTGTGCCCCGCCGGCCGGCGGGCCGTGCGATCGCGGGGCGGGGGCGCCCTCGGCGCCGCCGCCCACCAGAGTAATCAAGCCGGCCCGGCGGGGGCAGGGGCGCTGCCGCTCAGCGTTCGCCCGGGCGGGTGCCGGGGTCTACCTCCGGCCGGGTGCCGAGCATCTCCGCCAGGGCCCGCAGGGCGCGGGCGTCGTCGATGGCCCGGGCCTTGGCGATACCGGGCTGGATGCCGAGTACCGGCAGGCTGGTGCCGTCACTGAGGTCGAGGAAGACCCAGGGATCGCCGGACCGCAGATTCACCCGGAGGATCTCCGCCCAGGCGAGTCGGCGCGTCCGGGTGAGGTTGACGACGGTGACGCCGTCGTCGTCGGCGACGACCTTGGGCCGGCTCAGCAGGGCCAGCACCCCGAAGAAGAGCAGCGCCGTGAAGACGAAGCTGGCCTTCTCGGGCGGGCTGAGCCGGTCCAGCATCAGAGTGATGGCGGTGACGGTGGCGAACATGACCGCGCCCACGGTCAGCAGGACGATCCGGGTACGGGTCGGCCTGAACGTGACCGGGAGCGTGGGCGGCCGGGCCGCGGGGGCGGATGAGGACATGGTGCGGTGTCCGTCCTCAGAGGCGGCAGGCGTGGATGGCCGTGGTGAGGATGGCCCGCGCGCCGAGGGCGTACAGGTCGTCCATGATCCGCTGGGCCTCCTTGGCGGCGACCATGGAGCGGACGGCGACCCAGCCCTCGTGGTGCAGGGGGGAGATCGTGGGCGACTCGAGGCCGGGGGTGAGGGCGACGGCCTGCTCCAGGTTCTCGACCCGGCAGTCGTAGTCCATCATCACGTAGCTGCGGGCGACGAGGACGCCCTGGAGGCGGCGCAGGAACTGCTGCACCTGGGCGTGCGCCGGGTCGGCGCCGGTGCGCCGGATGACGACGGCCTCCGAGGTCATGATCGGCTCGCCGATGACCTCCAGGCCCGCGTTGCGCAGGCTGGTGCCGGTCTCGACGACGTCGGCGATGACCTCCGCGACGCCGAGCTCGATCGCGGTCTCGACGGCGCCGTCGAGGTGGACGACGGAGGCGTCGATGCCGCTGTCGGCGAGGTGCTTGGCGACGATGCCCTCGTAGGAGGTGGCGATCGTCATGCCGCCGAAGTCCGCCACGCCCTTCGCCGTGCCCGGCTTGGTGGCATAGCGGAAGGTGGAGCGGGCGAAGCCGAGCTGAAGGATCTCCTCGGCGTTCGCACCGGAGTCGAGCAGCAGGTCGCGGCCGGTGATGCCGATGTCGAGCTTGCCGGAGCTGACGTAGATCGCGATGTCACGCGGACGCAGGTAGAAGAACTCGACCTCGTTCTCGGGGTCGACGAGGACGAGTTCCTTGGACTCCTTGCGCTGCTGGTAGCCGGCTTCATGGAGCATCGCCGACGCAGGTCCGGACAGTGAACCCTTGTTGGGGACGGCAATGCGCAGCATGAGACGGGCTTCCTTTGTTCGTGTGGCTGTATGTGCGGCTGTTTGTGTCCGGCGGGGCGGGCCGGCTCAGAGGTGGGCGTAGACGTCGTCGAGGGAGATCCCCCGGGCGACCATCATCACCTGGACGTGGTACAGCAACTGCGAGATCTCCTCCGCGGCGGCGTCCTTGCCCTCGTACTCGGCGGCCATCCACACCTCGGCGGCCTCCTCGACGACCTTCTTGCCGATGGCATGGACGCCCTTGCCCACCAGCTCGGCGGTGCGGGAGGTGGCGGGGTCGCCCTCGGCGGCCTTCTGCTGGAGCTCGGCGAAGAGCTCCTCGAACGTCTTATTCGGCATGGTGGTCCCAGACTACGCGGAAGCGGCCGCTGCTCAGCGCCAGGGTTCGGATACTGAACGCAGGATGGTCGCCGTGGCGACGGCCGCCGTGACCGCCTCGTGACCCTTGTCCTCGTTGGAGCCCTCGATACCGGCCCGGTCGAGCGCCTGCTCCTCGGTGTCACAGGTCAGTACGCCGAAGCCGACGGGAACGCCGGTGTCGATCGAGACCTGGGTGAGGCCCTGGGTGACGCCCTGGCACACGTACTCGAAGTGCGGCGTGCCGCCGCGGATGACGACGCCGAGGGCGACGATCGCGTCGTAGCCCCGGCCGGCGAGCACCTTGGCGACGACGGGCAGCTCGAAGCTGCCGGGGACGCGCAGCAGCGTCGGCTCGTCGATGCCGAGCTCGTGCAGCGCCCGCAGGGCGCCGTCGACGAGGCCGTCCATGACCTTCTCGTGCCACTGGGCCGCGATCACCGCCACCCGCAGGTCTCCGCAGTTGCGGACGGACAGTTCGGGCGCACCCTTGCCGCTCATGTTTCTCCCTAGCCGTTCTTCACTTGCCGACCGCGCGGTACTCGCGGTCGCGCGGTGCTTGCCGGTCGCGCGAGGTATTCGCCGGTCGCGCGGTGCTTCTCGTTGCCGCGGTTACTGGTTGCCGCAGGTCGACGCGGGGACCGCGTCGAGCCACGGCAGGTCGTGGCCCATCCGGTCGCGCTTGGTGCGCAGGTACGTCAGGTTGTGCTCGCCCGCCTGGACGGGCATCGGTTCGCGTCCGAGGACGGTGATGCCGTACCTGACGAGTGCGGTGGACTTGTCCGGGTTGTTGGTCATCAGCCGCACGCTGCGCACGCCCAGGTCGGCGAGGATCTGCGCCCCGGCGGCGTAGTCACGGGCGTCGGCGGGCAGCCCGAGTTCCAGGTTGGCGTCGAGGGTGTCCCGGCCGCGCTCCTGGAGTTCGTAGGCGCGCAGCTTGGACAGCAGTCCGATGCCGCGGCCCTCGTGCCCGCGCAGATAGACGACGACTCCCCGGCCGGCCTCCGTGATGCGCTCCATGGAGGTACGCAGCTGGGGGCCGCAGTCGCAGCGGAGCGAGTGGAAGATGTCACCGGTGAGGCATTCGGAGTGGACGCGCACCAGGACGTCCCGGCCGTCGCCGATGTCGCCGTGGACGAGGGCGACGTGCTCGACGCCGTCGACGGTGGACCGGTAGCCGTAGGCGGTGAACTCACCGCTGGCGGTCGGCAGTTGCACCTCCGCCTCGCGCCTGACGGTGGGCTCCGCGCTGCGGCGGTAGGCGATCAGGTCCTCGATGGAGATGATCGTCAGGCCGTGCTTGCGGGCGAACGGGATCAGCTCGGGCAGCCGCAGCATCACGCCGTCCTCGCCGGCGATCTCGACGATCGCGCCGGCGGGGCGCAGTCCCGCGAGCCGGGCGAGGTCGACGGCGGCCTCGGTGTGGCCGGGCCGGCTGAGGACGCCGCCGGGCTTGGCGCGCAGCGGGAAGATGTGCCCGGGACGCACGAAGTCGGCGGGGCCGGCCGTGCCGCCGGCCAGTAGCTGAAGGGTGGTGGCGCGGTCGGAGGCGGAGATGCCGGTGGTCACGCCGTAGGCGGGGCCCGCGTCGACGGAGACGGTGAAGGCGGTCTGCATCGACTCGGTGTTGCGCTGCACCATCTGGGGCAGTTCCAGCCGCTCCAGCTCCTCGCTCTCCATGGGGGCGCAGATCAGGCCGCGGCACTCGCTCATCATGAAGGCGACGACCTCGGGGGTGGCCTTCTCCGCGGCGATGACGAGGTCGCCCTCGTTCTCGCGGTCCTCGTCGTCGACGACCACGACCGGGCGGCCGGCTGCGATGTCGCGGATCGCCTGCTCGACGGGGTCGAGGGCGAAATTCTCTGTGCTGTCGGTCAGGTACAGGGCGGGCTGCGCGGTCATGCCGTAGCTCCTTCCAGGGAGGGGCGGCCGCTCCGGCGGGAGCGCAGCCACCAGTCGCGCAGGCCCCACAGGACGAGCGCGCCGTAGACGACGTAGACGAAGCCGGAGAAGGCAAAGCCGTTGGCGAAGTTGAGCGGCACGCCGACGAGGTCGACGAGCAGCCAGGCGAACCAGAACTCGACCATGCCGCGGGCCTGGGCGACCATCGCGACGAGGGTGCCGACGAAGATGTAGGCGTCGGGCCACGGGTCCCAGGACAGTGACGGGTAGAGGGTGAAGAGCCCGCCGACGGCGAGGGTGCCGACGACGGCGCCGCCGGCCAGGTAGCCGCGCTCGCGCCAGGTCGCGAACCTGACCGCGATGGAGCCGTCCTGTGCCTGCTGTCGGCCGCGGGTCCACTGCCAGTAGCCCCAGGCCGCCACGGCCATCACCACGACCTGCTTGCCGGCGCTGCCGGTCAGATGGGATGTGGCGAAGGCGGCGAAGAGGATGGCACCGGAGAGGAACTGGGCGGGCCAGGTCCAGATCGAGCGCCGCCAGCCGAGGGCGAGGGCGAGCAGACCGATGATGTTGCCGATCATGTCGGACCATTTGATGTGCTGCCCGAAGGCCGTGAAGGCCTCGCCGTTCAGCCAGTCAAGGGCGCTCACTCGGCGCTCTCCTCGGTCTGCGCGCCGAGCAGCCGCTCGACGTACTTGGCGATGACGTCCACCTCGAGGTTGACCGGGTCGCCGGGCTGCTTGATGCCGAGCGTGGTCAGGGCGAGGGTGGTGGGGATGAGGCTGATCGTGAAGTGGTCGGTGCCCGCGTCGACCACCGTGAGGCTGACGCCGTCGACCGTGATCGAGCCCTTCTCGACGACGTACCGGGCGAGCCCGGAGGGCAGTGAGATCTTCACGATCTCCCAGTTCTCCGAGGGTGTGCGCTCGACGATCGCGCCCGTGCCGTCGACATGGCCCTGCACGATGTGGCCGCCGAGCCGTGCGCCGACCGCGGTGGGCCGCTCGAGGTTGACGCGGGAGCCCGCGTCGAGCGCGCCGAGGCTGGAGCGCTTCAGCGTCTCGGCCATGACGTCGGCGGTGAACTCGCCGTCACCCGCCTCGACGACGGTCAGGCAGACGCCGTTGACGGCGATGGAGTCGCCGTGCTTCGCGTCCTCGGTGACGATCGGGCCGCGCAGACGGAAGCGGGAGGCGTCGCCCAGGTTCTCGACGGCGGTGACCTCGCCCAGCTCTTCGACGATTCCGGTGAACACTTCAGGCTCCCTTGGGGACGGTCGCGGTGACGCGCAGGTCGGTGCCGATGCGGTCGGTGTGGGTGACGTGGAGCCGCAACGCTCCGGTGATGGTGGTGATTCCGGCGTCGGCGAGGGCTGCGGGGCCCGCACCGAGGAGTACGGGGGCGAGGTAGCCGATGACGCGGTCGACGGCACCGGCGGCCACGAAGGAGCCGGCGAGGGTGGGGCCTCCTTCGAGGAGTACGGAGCGGACACCGCGCTCGTGGAGCGCCGCGAGCAGCGCCGGCACGGACAGCCCGCGCTCCGCACGCGGCAGCCGCAGGACCGCGGGTCCGCCGGCGTCCGGCTCCGGCGACGGCACTGCCTCTCCGGCGGCCGGGACGGGCGCGGCGGTGTCACCGTGCGCGGTGCCGGCGGCCGTGACGTACGGGACCGGCGCAGCGTCCTGCGCGACCGCGACGAGCGTCGGCGCCGCCTCGTCCAGCACCCGGGCTCCCGCCCGTACGGCGGCGGCGTCGGTGTCGATCACGACCCGCAGCGGCTGGGTGGCGCCCTCGATGCCCCGGACCGCCAGGTGCGGGTCGTCGGCGCGCATCGTCCCGGAGCCGACCACGACCGCGTCGGACTCGGCCCGCAGCCGGTGGACGTCGGCGCGGGACTCGGGCGAGCTGATCCAGCGGCTGGTGCCGTCGGCGGCGGCGATCCGGCCGTCCAGGGTGGCGGCGTACTTCCAGGTCACGTACGGGCGGCCGAGGCGTACGGAGGTGAGCCAGGCGATGTTCCCGGCCTCTGCTTCGTCCTCCAGCAGGCCGTGCGCGACCTCGACGCCGGCGGCGCGCAGCGTGTCGGCGCCGCCGGTGGCCTGCGGGTTCGGGTCGGCGACCGCGTACAGGACGCGGGCGATCCCGGCCTCGGTCAGTGCCTGGGCGCAAGGGCCGGTGCGGCCGGTGTGGTTGCAGGGCTCGAGGGTGACGTACGCGGTGCCGCCGCGGGCGAGTACTCCGGCCGCGCGCAGGGCGTGGATCTCGGCGTGCGGTCCGCCGGCACGCTCGTGGTAGCCCTCGCCGACCACGTGTCCCGAGGCATCCGTGATGACGCACCCGACGACCGGGTTGGGGCTGGTGGAGCCGAGTCCGCGGGCGGCGAGCTCGATCGCTCGGCGCATGGCGTCCGTGTCGGCTGCGGTGGCCACCGGGTTCTCCTGCCTCTTCGGGCACGGACTCCGGGGCCTGTCGGTACGACAGAGAACGGGAACGGCACCAGGGGAACGCCGAGGCCGGATCGACGGTCGCCGGATGGTGCACGGCGATCGACAGACGGCCGACGCACCTCACGGTGACACCCGCCGCGCACTGCCTCCCATCCGGACTTTAACCGTCGGTCCAGGAATTTCACCTGGTCAACCGGCCGCTGGCTGCGGACGGGTCGCGGACTGTAACCGCCGGTTCGGAATTGCACCGACCCCGGAGTGCGCTGCTGCTGATACAGGGACAGTGTGCCACGGGATGCACTGAGCCATGCGGGTGACTGCTGTGGACTGGCTCACATCCGCGCACGCGGTGTCACCCGGCGTCACATTTCCTCGGGATGGTCCAGACCTATTGACCACACTGGTCTAGTCCTTTTAATGTCTGCGACACCTCCGCGGACCAGGCCCGCCGGTGTGCGCACACCAGGGCCAACCCCTCTTCTCCACCAGCCAGTTGTGCGAGGCCCACGCCCCCTGCGCGCCTGGCCGGCGAACAGGGGATCCCCACCAGGAGGAACTGATCGTGCAGTCCCCCACCCGTACCAGAGCCGGAGCATCGCTGCTCGCAGCCGCCGCGGCCGCCGCGGCGATGCTGGCGGGCATGCTCTCGCCCGGCGTCTCCCACGCCGCGTCCCAGGAGTCCTGCCGCCCCGACGGGCTCTACGCCACGCCAGGTGTCGACGTCCCCTACTGCTCGGTCTACGACACCGAGGGCCGCGAGAAGATGGGCGCGGACCACCAGCGCCGGGTGATCGGCTACTTCACCGGCTGGCGCACCGGCAAGGACGGCACCCCCGCCTACCTCGCCTCCGACGTCCCGTGGGACAAGGTCACCCACATCAACTACGCCTTCGGGCACATCGACTCGGCCAACAAGCTCTCCGTCGGAACCGACAGCGCCGCCAACGCCGCGACGGGCATGACCTGGCCGGGCGTCGCCGGCGCCGAGATGGACCCCGCACTGCCGTACCAGGGCCACTTCAACCTGCTCAACAAGTTCAAGAAGCAGCACCCGGACGTCAAGACGCTGATCTCCGTCGGCGGCTGGGCGGAGACCGGCGGCTACTTCGACGACAACGGCGAGCGGGTGGACTCCGGCGGCTTCTACACGATGGCCACCAACGCCAACGGCTCGGTCAACCAGGCGGGCATCGACACGTTCGCCGACTCGGCCGTCGCCTTCATCAAGAAGTACGGCTTCAACGGCGTCGACATCGACTACGAGTACCCGACCTCGATGAAGGACGCCGGCCACCCGGCCGACTTCCCGGTCTCCAACGCCCGCCGGGCCGGCCTCAACAAGGGCTACGCGGCGCTGATGAAGACCCTGCGCGAGAAGCTCGACCGGGCCGGGGCCGCCGACGGCAGGCACTACCTGCTCACCGTCGCGGCACCCTCCTCCGGCTATCTGCTGCGCGGCATGGAGACCTTCCAGGTCCAGAAGTACCTGGACTACGTCAACATCATGTCCTACGACCTGCACGGCGCCTGGAACGAGTACGTCGGCCCGAACGCCTCGCTCTTCGACGACGGCAGGGACGCCGAGCTGGCGGCGGCGAACGTCTACGGCAGCGCGCAGTACGGCGGCATCGGCTACCTCAACACCGACTGGGCCTACCACTACTTCCGGGGCTCCATGCCGGCCGGCCGCATCAACATCGGCCTGCCGTACTACACCCGCGGCCACAAGAACGTGCAGGGCGGCACGGACGGCCTGTGGGGCAGGGCCGCCGCGACCTCCTGCCCGGCCGGCTCGGGTCTGACCAAGTGCGGCGACGGCGCCGTCGGCGTCGACAACCTGTGGCACGACAAGGACGACAACGGGGCCGAGTCCCCGGCGGGCTCCAACCCGATGTGGCACGCCAAGAACCTGGAGAAGGGGATCGTCGGCGACTACGTCACGCAGTACGGCTTCCCCGCGGACACCCGGCTGACCGGCACCTACGTGCGCAAGTACGACTCCACGCTCGTCGCGCCCTGGCTGTGGAACGCCGAGAAGAAGGTC
This genomic interval carries:
- a CDS encoding chitinase C-terminal domain-containing protein yields the protein MQSPTRTRAGASLLAAAAAAAAMLAGMLSPGVSHAASQESCRPDGLYATPGVDVPYCSVYDTEGREKMGADHQRRVIGYFTGWRTGKDGTPAYLASDVPWDKVTHINYAFGHIDSANKLSVGTDSAANAATGMTWPGVAGAEMDPALPYQGHFNLLNKFKKQHPDVKTLISVGGWAETGGYFDDNGERVDSGGFYTMATNANGSVNQAGIDTFADSAVAFIKKYGFNGVDIDYEYPTSMKDAGHPADFPVSNARRAGLNKGYAALMKTLREKLDRAGAADGRHYLLTVAAPSSGYLLRGMETFQVQKYLDYVNIMSYDLHGAWNEYVGPNASLFDDGRDAELAAANVYGSAQYGGIGYLNTDWAYHYFRGSMPAGRINIGLPYYTRGHKNVQGGTDGLWGRAAATSCPAGSGLTKCGDGAVGVDNLWHDKDDNGAESPAGSNPMWHAKNLEKGIVGDYVTQYGFPADTRLTGTYVRKYDSTLVAPWLWNAEKKVFLSTEDEQSVAAKADYVVDRGIGGTMVWELAGDYDWNAAKGQYEIGDTLTTAMYEKFKAAAPYGAKKSNTALPTEAVDIAVDFTEFKLGDSNYPITPRLRITNNTAATLPGGTEFRFDYATAAPANASDQSGFGTKVIRSDHTGDNIGGLRGDFHRVSLKLPAWQSLAPGATVDLSFNYYLPVSTPSNWTVNIGGTTYALAGDLARGTTVVELGDGGTGPGPDPSPSPGDCTAPAWDAASAYGGGSTVSHNSRQWKSKWWTKGEEPGMTGEWGVWQDLGAC
- a CDS encoding nicotinamide mononucleotide transporter family protein, whose protein sequence is MSALDWLNGEAFTAFGQHIKWSDMIGNIIGLLALALGWRRSIWTWPAQFLSGAILFAAFATSHLTGSAGKQVVVMAVAAWGYWQWTRGRQQAQDGSIAVRFATWRERGYLAGGAVVGTLAVGGLFTLYPSLSWDPWPDAYIFVGTLVAMVAQARGMVEFWFAWLLVDLVGVPLNFANGFAFSGFVYVVYGALVLWGLRDWWLRSRRSGRPSLEGATA
- a CDS encoding riboflavin synthase, giving the protein MFTGIVEELGEVTAVENLGDASRFRLRGPIVTEDAKHGDSIAVNGVCLTVVEAGDGEFTADVMAETLKRSSLGALDAGSRVNLERPTAVGARLGGHIVQGHVDGTGAIVERTPSENWEIVKISLPSGLARYVVEKGSITVDGVSLTVVDAGTDHFTISLIPTTLALTTLGIKQPGDPVNLEVDVIAKYVERLLGAQTEESAE
- the ribD gene encoding bifunctional diaminohydroxyphosphoribosylaminopyrimidine deaminase/5-amino-6-(5-phosphoribosylamino)uracil reductase RibD, whose amino-acid sequence is MATAADTDAMRRAIELAARGLGSTSPNPVVGCVITDASGHVVGEGYHERAGGPHAEIHALRAAGVLARGGTAYVTLEPCNHTGRTGPCAQALTEAGIARVLYAVADPNPQATGGADTLRAAGVEVAHGLLEDEAEAGNIAWLTSVRLGRPYVTWKYAATLDGRIAAADGTSRWISSPESRADVHRLRAESDAVVVGSGTMRADDPHLAVRGIEGATQPLRVVIDTDAAAVRAGARVLDEAAPTLVAVAQDAAPVPYVTAAGTAHGDTAAPVPAAGEAVPSPEPDAGGPAVLRLPRAERGLSVPALLAALHERGVRSVLLEGGPTLAGSFVAAGAVDRVIGYLAPVLLGAGPAALADAGITTITGALRLHVTHTDRIGTDLRVTATVPKGA
- the hisG gene encoding ATP phosphoribosyltransferase, which translates into the protein MLRIAVPNKGSLSGPASAMLHEAGYQQRKESKELVLVDPENEVEFFYLRPRDIAIYVSSGKLDIGITGRDLLLDSGANAEEILQLGFARSTFRYATKPGTAKGVADFGGMTIATSYEGIVAKHLADSGIDASVVHLDGAVETAIELGVAEVIADVVETGTSLRNAGLEVIGEPIMTSEAVVIRRTGADPAHAQVQQFLRRLQGVLVARSYVMMDYDCRVENLEQAVALTPGLESPTISPLHHEGWVAVRSMVAAKEAQRIMDDLYALGARAILTTAIHACRL
- a CDS encoding bifunctional 3,4-dihydroxy-2-butanone-4-phosphate synthase/GTP cyclohydrolase II; translation: MTAQPALYLTDSTENFALDPVEQAIRDIAAGRPVVVVDDEDRENEGDLVIAAEKATPEVVAFMMSECRGLICAPMESEELERLELPQMVQRNTESMQTAFTVSVDAGPAYGVTTGISASDRATTLQLLAGGTAGPADFVRPGHIFPLRAKPGGVLSRPGHTEAAVDLARLAGLRPAGAIVEIAGEDGVMLRLPELIPFARKHGLTIISIEDLIAYRRSAEPTVRREAEVQLPTASGEFTAYGYRSTVDGVEHVALVHGDIGDGRDVLVRVHSECLTGDIFHSLRCDCGPQLRTSMERITEAGRGVVVYLRGHEGRGIGLLSKLRAYELQERGRDTLDANLELGLPADARDYAAGAQILADLGVRSVRLMTNNPDKSTALVRYGITVLGREPMPVQAGEHNLTYLRTKRDRMGHDLPWLDAVPASTCGNQ
- the ribH gene encoding 6,7-dimethyl-8-ribityllumazine synthase; its protein translation is MSGKGAPELSVRNCGDLRVAVIAAQWHEKVMDGLVDGALRALHELGIDEPTLLRVPGSFELPVVAKVLAGRGYDAIVALGVVIRGGTPHFEYVCQGVTQGLTQVSIDTGVPVGFGVLTCDTEEQALDRAGIEGSNEDKGHEAVTAAVATATILRSVSEPWR
- a CDS encoding PH domain-containing protein translates to MSSSAPAARPPTLPVTFRPTRTRIVLLTVGAVMFATVTAITLMLDRLSPPEKASFVFTALLFFGVLALLSRPKVVADDDGVTVVNLTRTRRLAWAEILRVNLRSGDPWVFLDLSDGTSLPVLGIQPGIAKARAIDDARALRALAEMLGTRPEVDPGTRPGER
- a CDS encoding phosphoribosyl-ATP diphosphatase → MPNKTFEELFAELQQKAAEGDPATSRTAELVGKGVHAIGKKVVEEAAEVWMAAEYEGKDAAAEEISQLLYHVQVMMVARGISLDDVYAHL